In a single window of the bacterium genome:
- a CDS encoding polysaccharide biosynthesis/export family protein yields the protein MQKHKVLIIVLFFSLLCCINSSISSKENTSLDYVVGPGDELSITVWGHDDLSRDVTVSRKGDITIAPLAVIHVAGMTIGQVESEVKKIFLKYVLHPIVTLSIKEYKSQKIIVLGEVGSTAAGAGISGPGVYTLKGKTEFLEFFMSVGGHTKNADIKHIKLIKQNGEVTTIDLNNYVLKPKLEQSIYVESGDRLFIPPIIIDKVFVMGEVKSPRVVPYYAEMRLMEAITEAGSFTESATIRSTKVVRGSFEKPEVISVAIRKIFKKGSIKYNILLEPGDIIYVPRSTIGSINYFIRQILPSLQLAAFTNALATTATLRTVK from the coding sequence ATGCAGAAGCACAAAGTATTAATCATTGTGTTATTTTTTTCCCTGTTATGTTGTATTAATTCAAGCATCTCTTCCAAGGAGAATACTTCACTGGACTATGTTGTTGGTCCCGGGGATGAACTGTCTATAACTGTTTGGGGGCACGATGATCTGAGCAGGGATGTAACAGTCAGCAGAAAAGGAGACATAACAATAGCTCCTCTGGCAGTTATACATGTTGCGGGAATGACAATTGGACAGGTTGAGAGTGAGGTAAAGAAGATATTTTTAAAATATGTTCTGCATCCTATCGTCACACTTTCGATAAAAGAATATAAGAGCCAGAAGATTATTGTGCTTGGCGAGGTAGGTAGCACAGCTGCAGGAGCAGGAATAAGCGGACCTGGTGTATATACATTGAAGGGTAAAACAGAGTTTCTGGAGTTTTTTATGTCAGTAGGAGGTCATACCAAAAATGCAGATATAAAGCATATAAAACTGATAAAGCAGAATGGTGAGGTAACCACAATTGATTTGAATAATTATGTATTAAAGCCGAAACTAGAACAAAGCATTTATGTGGAAAGTGGAGATAGATTATTTATTCCTCCAATTATTATAGATAAAGTTTTTGTTATGGGAGAAGTTAAAAGTCCAAGAGTTGTTCCTTATTATGCAGAAATGAGACTTATGGAGGCTATCACAGAAGCTGGAAGCTTTACAGAAAGCGCGACTATAAGAAGCACAAAAGTTGTAAGAGGCAGTTTTGAGAAACCAGAGGTCATCTCTGTAGCGATCAGAAAAATATTTAAAAAAGGATCTATTAAGTATAATATCCTTCTTGAACCGGGAGATATAATATACGTTCCCAGGTCAACGATTGGAAGCATAAATTATTTTATCAGACAAATTCTTCCAAGTTTGCAATTAGCCGCCTTTACCAATGCATTGGCTACAACTGCCACCTTAAGAACAGTTAAATAG
- a CDS encoding polysaccharide biosynthesis tyrosine autokinase — protein MPAYEMDIHDYWRIINRRKIRIVLFVLLTVIATIFYTNMQTPIYKTSSIIKVEKRKAIATILTDIVTYSPGDTMESECANITSFNVLGKVAQQVGLVKKDTSPVEKEAIIRNLKNDVKTEVIGDTNQIKISVSSDNGEKAQTLANKIAEVYVLEHHLSKIKEAQNVKKFIEAQLKNYQRALIESERSLYEFRSKNPMFDTKKKENIDYSNQLTKVVELEKKAVELEVQLSTLLTEYTEKYPPVELIKGKIQKIRNDIDIERRKLLSKKKDASEKEIELAQLNRDITINETIYSMFKNKFEEARIMEAEKAKEIAIVEPAPLPRRPTSPKKGTNVMIGATIGVILGLIFAFVSEALDTSISTIDDMEEFLKVSVIGVVPHVESSEGKLRFWRKLFVKDKGKEPYYKKLITHFEPKSPVSEAFRIIRTNLGTLKTTKVCKTLLFTSSGLHEGKTTMLSNVGVVLAQMGKRVLLVEADLRRPILQHMFGINREPGLTNYLIGQINWRDAVQTSTDILLGKLGFDATLKTPGIENLHILTAGIIPSNPAELLQSENMKTFINESKKEFDIVLYDTPPILPVTDAVIISKLVDGVILIYQVGRTSRHAVIRAKSHLEKAEAKVLGIILNDIKIDMEIDISSYYKYRYYTSIPEEEKTNPS, from the coding sequence ATGCCAGCATATGAAATGGACATTCATGATTACTGGCGTATTATAAACAGAAGAAAAATCCGCATAGTACTATTTGTTTTATTAACCGTAATAGCCACGATTTTTTACACAAATATGCAAACGCCTATTTACAAAACATCATCTATAATCAAGGTGGAAAAAAGAAAAGCAATCGCCACAATACTTACGGATATTGTTACATATTCCCCCGGAGATACGATGGAGTCCGAATGCGCGAATATTACAAGCTTCAATGTGTTGGGAAAAGTAGCTCAGCAGGTCGGATTAGTAAAGAAGGATACTTCCCCTGTAGAAAAGGAAGCAATAATAAGAAACTTGAAGAATGATGTAAAAACAGAAGTTATCGGCGATACTAATCAAATAAAAATTTCTGTATCCTCTGACAATGGAGAAAAAGCCCAAACACTGGCGAATAAAATAGCTGAGGTATACGTGCTAGAACACCACCTTTCAAAAATAAAAGAGGCTCAAAATGTCAAAAAATTTATTGAGGCGCAACTTAAAAACTATCAGAGGGCTTTAATTGAAAGCGAAAGAAGCCTCTATGAATTTCGCAGTAAAAATCCGATGTTTGATACTAAGAAAAAAGAGAATATAGACTATTCAAACCAGCTAACTAAGGTTGTTGAACTTGAGAAAAAAGCGGTTGAGCTGGAAGTTCAACTTTCAACTCTTTTAACTGAGTACACTGAGAAATACCCACCTGTTGAACTTATTAAGGGGAAAATTCAAAAAATCCGTAACGATATTGATATCGAAAGAAGAAAACTTCTCTCAAAAAAGAAAGACGCTTCGGAAAAAGAAATTGAGTTAGCCCAATTAAACAGAGATATCACAATTAACGAAACTATTTATTCAATGTTTAAGAACAAATTTGAAGAAGCAAGAATAATGGAAGCAGAAAAGGCAAAGGAAATAGCAATTGTCGAACCTGCTCCTTTACCTAGAAGGCCCACAAGTCCAAAGAAGGGAACAAATGTTATGATAGGAGCTACCATAGGAGTAATTCTTGGGCTGATATTTGCATTTGTCTCAGAAGCGTTGGATACCTCCATCAGTACAATTGACGATATGGAGGAGTTTCTTAAGGTCTCTGTAATAGGGGTTGTTCCTCACGTCGAATCTTCTGAAGGAAAGCTAAGATTCTGGAGAAAATTATTTGTTAAAGACAAAGGGAAAGAGCCATACTATAAGAAGCTTATAACCCATTTTGAACCTAAAAGCCCAGTATCTGAGGCGTTTCGTATTATTAGAACGAATTTAGGGACTTTAAAGACAACGAAAGTTTGTAAAACTCTTCTTTTTACCAGTTCCGGATTGCATGAAGGAAAAACAACAATGCTGTCAAATGTTGGAGTCGTATTAGCTCAAATGGGAAAGAGAGTTCTTTTGGTAGAAGCAGATCTTAGAAGACCAATACTGCAACACATGTTTGGAATAAACAGGGAACCGGGTCTTACAAATTATCTCATAGGACAGATTAACTGGAGAGATGCTGTACAGACATCAACCGATATCCTGCTGGGAAAACTGGGATTTGACGCAACACTTAAGACGCCGGGGATTGAGAATCTTCATATCTTAACTGCCGGGATAATCCCATCTAATCCTGCAGAGCTGTTGCAGTCAGAAAACATGAAAACCTTTATAAATGAATCGAAAAAAGAATTTGACATTGTGCTTTATGATACTCCCCCCATTCTTCCTGTTACTGATGCTGTAATAATAAGTAAATTGGTGGATGGCGTAATATTAATATACCAGGTTGGGAGAACCTCACGCCATGCAGTTATAAGAGCTAAGAGCCATCTTGAAAAAGCAGAAGCGAAAGTACTGGGTATAATTCTCAACGATATAAAGATAGACATGGAAATAGATATATCTAGTTACTATAAGTACCGCTATTACACCTCTATTCCGGAAGAGGAAAAGACCAATCCCTCATAA
- a CDS encoding O-antigen ligase family protein, producing MPLKTPLSARVAWILPMVFIFLSLILGKLVATTSTYMPLLLVVGVSVLILALIRIDYALFLLIFSMLLSPELGAGTAGGRDITIRVEDILLAVITFAWLGRIAINNKLGVFAKTPLNKPIAFYSLICVLSTSIGIITGRVDVLKGTFFVLKYIEYFLLYFMVVNTINSKKQIKMYLTALFITCFLVSIYGMSQIGTGRVSAPFEGEVGEPNTLGGYMIFIMALTLGLLVYIKSKRIKYSLLALIASIVPPFLFTLSRASYVALFPMYFSIIWFGKVKSKLVLVFIVIVLLGLFFVPKEVKKRIEYTFKPQREAQVKIGNITLGPSTSARIISWKTGIEDWKNHPILGYGTTGYAFIDGQYFKTLIESGILGLIGLIWIIIAAIKNALRNLKQQSEPLYKGLCLGFLAGAVCLSAHALGANTFIIIRIMEPFWFVAGMVMALPYLKGENIAA from the coding sequence ATGCCATTAAAAACTCCTCTTTCAGCCAGAGTAGCATGGATACTGCCGATGGTTTTTATTTTTCTTAGCCTAATACTGGGCAAGCTTGTAGCCACTACGTCAACTTACATGCCGCTGCTTCTGGTAGTTGGCGTAAGTGTCCTGATTCTTGCCTTAATTCGCATAGATTACGCCCTCTTTCTTCTGATATTTTCTATGCTTCTTTCTCCTGAGCTGGGCGCTGGAACAGCAGGAGGAAGAGACATAACGATCAGAGTAGAGGATATCCTGCTTGCTGTAATAACATTTGCGTGGCTTGGGCGGATAGCTATAAACAATAAACTAGGAGTCTTTGCAAAGACTCCCCTGAATAAACCTATAGCCTTCTACTCTCTTATATGTGTTCTCTCAACATCTATAGGCATCATTACAGGCAGAGTCGACGTATTAAAGGGAACATTTTTTGTGCTCAAATATATTGAATATTTTCTTCTATATTTTATGGTTGTAAATACAATAAATTCCAAAAAACAGATTAAAATGTATTTAACAGCGCTATTTATTACTTGCTTTTTAGTCTCAATTTATGGAATGAGCCAGATAGGAACAGGAAGAGTCTCCGCTCCTTTTGAAGGAGAGGTGGGAGAGCCAAATACATTGGGCGGATATATGATTTTCATAATGGCGTTAACTCTTGGATTGCTTGTTTATATAAAGAGCAAGCGTATAAAATATTCATTGTTAGCCTTAATTGCCTCAATTGTACCGCCTTTTCTCTTTACTCTTTCAAGGGCATCATATGTGGCTCTATTTCCTATGTATTTTTCTATTATCTGGTTTGGAAAAGTAAAAAGTAAATTAGTTCTTGTTTTTATCGTTATTGTCCTGCTCGGATTATTTTTTGTTCCTAAAGAAGTAAAAAAACGCATAGAATATACATTCAAACCGCAAAGAGAAGCCCAGGTAAAGATAGGGAATATAACTCTTGGTCCTTCCACATCTGCAAGAATTATAAGCTGGAAAACAGGAATAGAAGACTGGAAAAATCATCCTATTCTAGGATATGGTACTACAGGATATGCATTTATCGACGGACAATACTTTAAAACGCTTATTGAATCCGGGATATTAGGACTTATAGGTCTTATATGGATAATTATTGCCGCAATCAAGAACGCCCTGAGAAATTTAAAACAGCAATCTGAGCCTTTATATAAAGGACTGTGTCTTGGATTTCTGGCAGGAGCTGTGTGCCTTAGTGCTCATGCGCTCGGAGCAAACACATTTATAATTATTAGAATCATGGAACCTTTCTGGTTTGTGGCAGGAATGGTTATGGCACTCCCTTATCTGAAAGGAGAGAACATTGCAGCCTGA